From Chryseobacterium sp. IHB B 17019, one genomic window encodes:
- a CDS encoding DUF922 domain-containing protein: MKWIFAVCFLITNMLFGQKIYWNEGRKLTWNDFKSNINRKGGDNVVAYTNCGWIYSYEKSSDPKAPVKIKVETVFNIDKSWKDVKRINDYVLLHEQKHFDVAEVFARKLRKEISEKIRTSSDFDKYFKGIYNRILKEYQDFQRAYDGETKNGMVEEKQSEYNRIIAEELENYKSYKTP; encoded by the coding sequence ATGAAATGGATTTTTGCAGTTTGTTTTCTGATTACCAATATGTTATTTGGCCAGAAAATATATTGGAATGAAGGAAGAAAGCTGACCTGGAATGATTTTAAAAGCAACATAAACCGTAAAGGGGGAGACAATGTAGTTGCTTATACCAACTGTGGCTGGATTTATTCTTATGAAAAATCTTCAGATCCTAAAGCTCCGGTAAAAATAAAAGTAGAAACGGTTTTCAATATAGATAAATCCTGGAAAGATGTAAAGCGAATCAATGATTACGTCTTATTGCATGAACAAAAGCACTTTGATGTAGCAGAGGTTTTTGCCAGAAAATTAAGAAAAGAGATTTCGGAAAAAATTAGGACATCTTCAGATTTTGATAAATATTTTAAAGGTATTTATAACAGAATCCTTAAAGAATATCAGGACTTCCAAAGAGCTTATGACGGCGAAACAAAGAATGGAATGGTTGAGGAAAAACAATCAGAATATAATCGTATTATTGCTGAAGAATTAGAAAATTATAAAAGCTATAAAACGCCTTGA
- a CDS encoding MFS transporter: MTTKLSNISLPLKLTFLIFSMVLNCMGIVILQLSDAKITYEKLGFLESFKDLPIAFISLFAVNFISKIGTKKALILALTIVGICSLILPFVEVFWFYKLWFAIIGTCFAIGKICVFGIIRNNISDEKSLAKIMNSVEASFMIGIFVVNTGFGWLISSQFSEYWKFGFISISVLSAVTIFLFSRLPISEPVKLEKDNIIRDLSKLINPLMIIFLAVIFSIVFVEQSFNSWLPSFYKNHLKVNSFFALQASSFLALFSYVGRTITANIIQRFSLSKYYTLCLSLIILVLIVIIGIQFFDADDSKVLLFLFPVLGLFLSPLYPVINSKMIAQVDKTKANLFTSLIVIFSSLGSSVSSIIMSVLFGNQLLSFYSLYILMAVTVLFTISLIYFKLADKTFRK; this comes from the coding sequence ATGACGACCAAGCTCTCCAATATTTCACTACCCTTAAAGCTTACTTTTTTAATATTCTCAATGGTCTTAAACTGCATGGGTATTGTAATTCTTCAACTTTCCGATGCAAAAATAACTTATGAAAAGCTTGGTTTTTTAGAATCATTTAAGGATCTTCCTATTGCGTTTATTTCACTTTTTGCAGTAAATTTTATCAGTAAAATAGGGACAAAAAAAGCATTAATATTAGCGTTAACAATTGTTGGGATTTGTTCACTTATCTTACCGTTTGTTGAAGTTTTTTGGTTTTATAAGCTCTGGTTTGCAATTATCGGGACATGTTTTGCAATTGGAAAAATTTGTGTTTTCGGGATTATCAGAAACAATATTTCAGATGAAAAATCTCTTGCAAAAATAATGAATAGTGTGGAAGCATCATTTATGATTGGTATTTTTGTGGTAAACACGGGTTTTGGATGGCTGATTTCCAGTCAGTTTTCAGAATACTGGAAATTTGGGTTTATATCAATCTCAGTTTTATCTGCCGTTACGATATTTCTGTTCTCAAGGCTTCCGATTTCCGAACCTGTTAAATTAGAAAAAGATAATATTATCAGGGATCTTTCTAAACTTATTAATCCACTGATGATTATATTTTTAGCAGTAATTTTTTCCATTGTTTTTGTTGAGCAGAGCTTTAATTCCTGGCTACCGTCTTTTTATAAAAATCATTTGAAGGTCAATTCCTTTTTTGCCCTTCAGGCTTCATCTTTTCTGGCGCTTTTTTCCTATGTTGGAAGAACAATTACGGCAAATATTATCCAGAGATTTTCACTGTCAAAATATTATACTTTATGCTTGTCATTAATCATTTTGGTCTTAATCGTTATCATCGGGATACAATTTTTTGATGCAGACGATTCAAAGGTGCTGCTATTCTTATTTCCTGTATTAGGGCTATTTTTATCACCGCTCTACCCTGTTATTAATTCAAAAATGATCGCTCAGGTTGATAAGACGAAAGCCAATCTTTTTACCTCATTAATTGTCATTTTTTCATCTCTTGGAAGCTCTGTGAGCTCAATCATCATGTCCGTTTTATTTGGAAACCAGCTTTTAAGCTTTTATTCTTTATATATTTTAATGGCTGTAACTGTGTTATTTACGATAAGTTTAATTTATTTTAAACTTGCTGACAAAACATTTAGAAAATAA
- a CDS encoding acyl-CoA dehydrogenase family protein, with protein MSYYSLTSIPDYFGIDALLTEEHKLIRQSVRDWVESFVMPQIDQAAQNHTDLPGLMKELGKIGALGPYIPVEYGGSGLDQISYGLIMQELERGDSAVRSAASVQSSLVMFPINEFGSEEQKRKYLPKLAAGEMIGSFGLTEPNHGSDPGSMETNFKDMGDHYLLNGAKMWITNSPLCDIAVVWAKNEEGKVQGLIVERGMEGFTTPETHNKWSLRASKTGELVFNNVKVPKENLLPNVTGLKGPLSCLNSARYGISWGVIGAAIDCYCTAVQYSKERKQFGKPIGSFQLQQKKLAEFLTEITKAQLLCLQLGTLKNNHKATPAQISMAKRNNVKMAIDIARESRQILGGMGIMGEFPMMRHAANLESVITYEGTHDVHLLITGLDITGINAF; from the coding sequence ATGTCATATTATTCCCTTACAAGCATTCCAGATTATTTTGGGATCGATGCTTTACTTACTGAAGAACATAAACTCATCCGTCAATCTGTAAGAGACTGGGTAGAAAGTTTTGTAATGCCACAAATTGATCAGGCTGCACAAAATCATACAGATTTGCCGGGCTTAATGAAAGAATTAGGTAAAATTGGAGCTTTGGGTCCATATATTCCGGTTGAATATGGTGGTTCGGGTCTTGATCAGATTTCTTACGGGTTGATTATGCAGGAGTTGGAAAGAGGCGATTCTGCAGTACGTTCTGCGGCTTCTGTACAGAGTTCTCTGGTAATGTTTCCTATTAATGAATTTGGTTCTGAGGAGCAAAAAAGAAAATATTTACCCAAACTGGCTGCCGGAGAAATGATTGGTTCTTTCGGTCTTACAGAGCCTAATCACGGTTCGGATCCGGGTTCTATGGAAACGAATTTTAAAGATATGGGCGATCATTATCTTCTGAATGGGGCAAAAATGTGGATCACAAACTCTCCTCTTTGCGATATTGCCGTTGTTTGGGCGAAAAATGAAGAAGGAAAAGTTCAGGGATTGATCGTTGAAAGAGGAATGGAAGGTTTTACAACACCGGAAACTCACAATAAATGGAGTCTAAGGGCTTCAAAAACAGGGGAATTGGTATTTAATAATGTAAAAGTTCCGAAGGAAAATCTACTTCCGAATGTTACAGGATTAAAAGGACCTTTATCTTGTTTAAATTCAGCAAGATATGGAATTTCTTGGGGCGTAATTGGTGCAGCGATCGATTGCTATTGTACTGCTGTTCAATATTCTAAGGAAAGAAAGCAGTTCGGAAAACCAATCGGATCTTTCCAGCTTCAACAGAAAAAACTAGCTGAATTTTTAACGGAAATAACTAAGGCTCAGTTACTTTGCTTACAATTAGGAACACTTAAAAATAATCATAAGGCAACTCCTGCACAAATTTCAATGGCCAAAAGAAATAATGTGAAAATGGCTATTGATATCGCAAGAGAATCCCGACAAATTCTTGGCGGAATGGGTATTATGGGTGAATTCCCAATGATGAGACACGCCGCAAACCTTGAATCTGTGATCACTTACGAGGGAACTCATGATGTTCATTTATTAATTACAGGATTGGACATTACAGGAATTAATGCTTTCTGA
- a CDS encoding PD-(D/E)XK nuclease family protein — translation MKFLNKIIHELLAQNSDLSAFNIVLPGKRPIVFIRQILEENNYSGFLPNFFTIEELINRIADKQAIQGIALWLFAFDVYKSLNLIPNDDFADFLKWFPTLQKDWDDILKFSENDQAVLQYMFDEERIKDWAQDLGEDDNIPRKKFLNFWKNMNVFLPVLKEKLQEKNWATSGMIHETAKARIVDFAKNTNEQFVFCGFNAFTPAEEKLVRSLLQWNKGQCFFQADHYYFDDERQEAGKFLRNHKTWKEFNDSRAFQWIEDDFNQPKNIKVYEVSGNITQTKILPEIFKEIENKTYSNTAVVLLDENLLPASLDVMYSVQNLNITMGFPLKNLSFSNAIKQLFYLQKQLEKNKSSYYYRDIFPILEELPKDVEDEVIINNFKAKIEERNIVYISKKLLNELLGSLSYFNLLQKADSTNGYLDALIAFCKKIKWLEIDDIQYENVSHFENAFRIIKNQLSPYQFEIKMETLEILINQHINSESIDFQGEPLRGLQIMGLLETRLLNFENVIMLSVNEGKLPLGNSQNTYIPFDIRRFFDLHTFLENDSIYAYHFYRLIQDSKNVHLLFNALSSGVNTGEKSRFITQIEMESSHQIEHLIIENSSEPIITQPIEISKTDIVLERLQKWKEKVSASHLTSYLYNPIDFYLSKILNSSETDEIEEELSVKNYGNLVHYTLQEVYEILKGKVLKESDLRDSIKAIDQYIETAIEKLKHQPEFYEKGMNFIHRAIAKKVIESILNFDLELVKKGNKLEIIDIERRFENVDFYLEENDKISFFGFIDRIDRLNGTLRIIDYKTAKIKNLTVKIDDTNVDAYFHSNDRKQALQLCIYQYVVQNLPEFWGFPVETGIWSFAEARKGVVSLQFEKGNIDDAMKSVKSLIQEILNPDIHFTETIKPYSN, via the coding sequence TTGAAATTTCTCAACAAAATCATTCATGAATTATTAGCCCAAAACTCGGATTTATCTGCGTTTAACATTGTTTTGCCCGGGAAACGCCCGATCGTTTTTATCCGGCAAATTCTGGAAGAAAATAACTATTCCGGATTTCTTCCGAACTTTTTTACTATTGAAGAACTGATTAACAGAATTGCCGATAAACAGGCTATTCAGGGAATTGCTTTGTGGTTGTTTGCCTTCGATGTTTACAAAAGCCTAAATCTTATTCCGAATGATGATTTTGCGGATTTTTTGAAATGGTTTCCTACTTTACAAAAGGATTGGGATGATATCCTAAAATTTTCTGAAAATGACCAGGCTGTTTTGCAATATATGTTTGATGAGGAAAGAATTAAAGACTGGGCACAGGATCTGGGAGAAGATGATAATATTCCAAGAAAAAAATTCTTGAATTTCTGGAAAAACATGAATGTTTTTCTTCCTGTTTTAAAAGAAAAACTACAGGAAAAAAACTGGGCGACTTCCGGAATGATTCATGAGACAGCAAAAGCAAGAATTGTTGATTTTGCAAAAAACACGAATGAACAATTTGTTTTTTGTGGGTTTAATGCTTTTACTCCGGCTGAAGAAAAGCTGGTCAGAAGCCTTTTACAATGGAATAAAGGACAATGTTTTTTCCAGGCAGACCATTATTATTTTGATGATGAAAGGCAGGAAGCAGGAAAGTTTCTGAGAAATCATAAAACCTGGAAGGAATTCAATGACAGTCGTGCTTTTCAATGGATTGAGGATGATTTTAATCAACCAAAAAACATAAAAGTTTACGAAGTTTCCGGAAATATTACCCAAACGAAAATTTTACCGGAAATTTTTAAAGAAATAGAAAATAAAACATATTCTAATACTGCGGTTGTTTTACTAGATGAAAATCTCCTTCCGGCAAGTTTAGATGTTATGTACAGTGTTCAGAATCTGAATATTACAATGGGGTTCCCTTTGAAAAACCTTTCATTTTCTAATGCCATCAAACAACTTTTCTACCTGCAAAAACAATTAGAGAAAAATAAATCTTCTTACTATTACCGTGATATTTTTCCAATCCTTGAAGAACTCCCTAAAGATGTTGAGGATGAAGTCATTATCAATAATTTCAAAGCGAAAATAGAGGAGAGGAATATTGTCTACATCTCGAAAAAATTATTGAATGAGCTTCTTGGTTCGCTTTCATATTTTAATTTACTTCAAAAAGCAGATTCTACCAATGGCTATTTAGATGCGCTCATTGCGTTTTGCAAGAAAATAAAATGGTTGGAAATAGATGATATTCAATATGAAAACGTATCTCACTTCGAGAATGCCTTTAGGATTATAAAAAACCAATTGTCACCCTATCAGTTTGAGATCAAAATGGAAACATTGGAAATCTTGATCAATCAGCATATTAATTCTGAAAGTATTGATTTTCAAGGTGAACCATTGCGCGGACTGCAAATTATGGGGCTTTTGGAAACCCGTCTTCTTAATTTTGAAAACGTGATTATGCTTTCCGTAAATGAAGGAAAATTACCTTTAGGAAATTCACAAAATACCTATATTCCATTCGATATCAGAAGATTTTTTGATCTCCATACTTTCTTGGAAAATGACAGTATTTATGCTTACCATTTTTATAGGTTGATCCAGGATTCTAAAAATGTGCATCTGTTGTTCAACGCTTTAAGTTCTGGTGTAAATACAGGCGAAAAGAGTAGGTTTATCACGCAGATTGAAATGGAAAGTTCCCATCAAATCGAACACCTGATTATTGAGAATTCTTCAGAGCCTATTATCACTCAGCCAATCGAAATTTCAAAGACCGATATCGTTCTTGAAAGACTTCAAAAATGGAAAGAAAAAGTTTCGGCTTCACACCTGACAAGCTATCTTTACAATCCGATTGATTTCTATCTTTCAAAAATTTTGAACAGCTCAGAAACTGATGAAATCGAAGAAGAATTATCTGTGAAGAATTATGGGAATTTGGTTCACTACACACTTCAAGAAGTTTATGAAATATTAAAAGGTAAAGTTTTAAAAGAAAGTGATTTAAGAGATTCAATTAAAGCAATAGATCAATATATTGAAACTGCTATTGAAAAGCTTAAACACCAACCTGAATTTTATGAAAAAGGAATGAACTTTATTCATAGAGCGATTGCAAAAAAAGTAATTGAAAGTATTCTGAATTTCGATCTTGAATTGGTGAAAAAAGGAAATAAACTGGAAATTATTGATATAGAAAGAAGGTTTGAAAATGTAGATTTTTATCTCGAAGAAAATGATAAAATTTCTTTCTTTGGATTTATTGATAGAATTGACAGACTTAATGGAACCTTACGAATTATCGATTATAAAACCGCAAAAATCAAGAATCTTACGGTAAAAATTGATGATACCAATGTGGATGCATATTTCCACAGTAACGACCGTAAACAGGCACTCCAACTATGTATTTACCAGTATGTTGTACAGAATCTTCCTGAGTTTTGGGGCTTTCCGGTTGAGACAGGAATCTGGAGCTTTGCAGAAGCCAGAAAAGGTGTTGTTTCTCTTCAGTTTGAAAAGGGAAATATTGATGATGCCATGAAATCCGTTAAAAGTCTTATTCAGGAAATTTTGAATCCGGATATTCATTTTACGGAGACGATTAAGCCATACTCAAACTAA
- a CDS encoding NUDIX hydrolase, with the protein MKIRNEKNKETLRELIDTKDFVAHVSVDCTIFGFHNNILKVLLLKYHDLNLWSLPGGFVFNDEDLREAAERVLHERTHLKDIFLKQFHTFGRIDRTENNVHQILLNNKGIEVPKDHWIFQRFITVGYCSLIDFSMANTFPDAFNESCEWFEVDNLPKMAFDHDRIIETGLEYLRMNINTEVAASNLLPEKFTMKDLQSLYETILGQKFRRNNFQRKILSLNILDRLEKLYDGSANKAPYLYKFKSKVHNSTSQYPISNEDEN; encoded by the coding sequence ATGAAAATCAGGAACGAAAAAAACAAAGAAACTCTTCGGGAACTCATTGATACAAAAGATTTTGTAGCGCATGTATCTGTTGACTGTACCATATTTGGTTTTCATAATAACATCCTGAAAGTCTTACTTTTGAAGTACCACGACCTCAATTTGTGGTCACTTCCCGGCGGTTTTGTTTTTAATGATGAAGACCTTCGTGAGGCAGCCGAACGTGTTTTACACGAAAGAACGCATCTTAAAGATATTTTCCTGAAACAGTTTCACACATTCGGGAGAATCGACAGAACGGAGAATAATGTTCACCAAATTCTTTTAAATAATAAAGGAATTGAAGTTCCCAAAGATCACTGGATTTTCCAAAGATTCATTACCGTTGGATATTGTAGTTTGATTGATTTTTCGATGGCAAATACGTTTCCTGACGCCTTCAATGAAAGCTGTGAATGGTTTGAAGTAGACAATCTTCCAAAGATGGCCTTCGACCATGACAGAATCATCGAAACCGGCCTTGAATACCTGAGAATGAACATCAATACGGAAGTTGCCGCAAGTAATCTCCTTCCTGAAAAATTTACCATGAAAGATCTGCAGTCATTGTACGAAACTATTTTAGGTCAAAAATTCAGAAGAAATAATTTTCAACGTAAAATATTGAGCTTAAACATTTTAGATCGACTGGAAAAGCTATACGACGGTTCGGCCAATAAAGCTCCTTATTTATATAAATTTAAATCAAAGGTTCATAATTCTACCAGCCAATACCCTATTTCCAACGAAGACGAAAATTAA
- a CDS encoding T9SS type A sorting domain-containing protein, with protein sequence MKKILIILSGITAPFYFSQQAGDVFSVEQKLDLTPQGVVNFISNNLGSQNTPDFVSYLNGFNVGLRAYKVTYYTKNEKDILVKATGLIMYPKVNYKLSTVVSEHGTTDNRNNVPSNLKGVSTVGFAVELSYVLNGYILMAPDYVGMGTGQGTHPYVHYPTEASATVDFVTAANKILVQQGVKRYDEYFISGYSQGGHAAMSTLKKLSISNPTNLKFKYAYMGDGPYDFSGATMQKGVVEKEFYPFSSFLANVVNTCNDLGYKSYTNNISEVISPEYLDKYNYHVIQENGGMLWGPVIWRKLFTTNFITDVTNNQNSKLRQCLRASDVYDWYNKTPTTLGHSTIDLAINPENTAKTLVTQQGYYPWWDLNKYKLEAFYWGPLDHVGGILPFVLASNAKFNTLRSGGLFNEWAMLTSKNSTNISSKVTGIYSSQIKPELNGKELIEITDFNKENSQSKTAVSNNLSALKDGVYLLKVAENNKTQLIPYIKNTPKTIEENEIVKSYNKNILELKINTEELKAVNIFDENKNLVKTILQEQYIQDGGVNLNTLKNQDYTFEVVTQFYNLQFNKRVEGPTPGESINIFTQNKQIIIKSREEIKNIVIYSISGALIQNLEVNKNDFNSNSLEPGIYLVNATLKNGKTVNRKVKL encoded by the coding sequence ATGAAAAAAATCCTTATTATTTTATCGGGGATCACTGCCCCTTTCTATTTTTCCCAACAAGCAGGAGACGTTTTCAGTGTCGAACAGAAGCTTGATCTTACCCCACAGGGTGTTGTTAATTTTATTTCAAATAATCTTGGAAGTCAGAATACACCGGATTTTGTAAGTTATTTAAATGGCTTTAATGTTGGCTTAAGAGCCTATAAAGTAACATATTATACTAAAAATGAAAAAGACATTTTGGTAAAAGCCACCGGACTTATCATGTATCCTAAAGTGAATTATAAGCTTTCAACAGTAGTTTCCGAACACGGAACAACGGATAACAGAAACAATGTCCCTTCAAATTTAAAAGGCGTATCGACAGTAGGTTTCGCAGTAGAACTTTCTTATGTTTTGAACGGATATATTCTGATGGCTCCCGACTATGTAGGGATGGGAACCGGACAGGGAACTCACCCATACGTGCACTATCCTACCGAGGCCAGCGCAACGGTAGATTTTGTAACGGCAGCCAATAAAATTCTTGTGCAGCAAGGTGTAAAACGTTACGATGAATATTTTATTTCCGGATATTCTCAAGGAGGACATGCTGCGATGTCAACCTTAAAAAAATTAAGCATTTCTAATCCAACCAATTTAAAATTTAAATATGCGTATATGGGAGACGGTCCTTATGACTTTTCCGGTGCTACGATGCAAAAAGGTGTTGTGGAAAAAGAATTCTATCCGTTCTCTTCTTTTCTCGCAAATGTAGTAAATACGTGTAATGATCTGGGTTACAAGAGCTACACCAACAATATTTCAGAGGTAATTTCTCCGGAATATCTTGATAAATACAACTATCATGTGATTCAGGAAAATGGTGGCATGCTTTGGGGACCTGTAATCTGGAGAAAACTATTTACAACGAATTTTATAACGGATGTAACTAATAATCAAAACAGTAAGCTAAGACAATGTCTGCGGGCAAGTGATGTCTATGATTGGTACAACAAAACTCCTACTACTTTAGGGCATTCCACTATTGATCTTGCTATTAATCCGGAAAACACAGCAAAAACCCTGGTAACACAGCAAGGCTATTATCCTTGGTGGGATCTTAATAAATATAAGCTGGAAGCCTTCTATTGGGGACCACTGGATCACGTCGGCGGTATTCTTCCGTTTGTTTTGGCATCAAATGCAAAGTTTAATACGCTGAGAAGCGGTGGACTTTTCAATGAATGGGCAATGTTGACTTCAAAAAATTCTACAAATATTTCTTCTAAGGTTACTGGTATTTACAGTTCTCAAATAAAACCTGAATTGAACGGAAAAGAATTAATTGAAATCACAGATTTTAATAAAGAAAATTCACAAAGCAAAACAGCTGTAAGCAATAATCTTTCTGCATTAAAAGACGGAGTTTACTTATTGAAAGTGGCTGAAAATAATAAAACCCAACTTATTCCTTACATCAAAAATACTCCGAAAACAATTGAAGAAAATGAAATTGTAAAATCTTACAATAAAAATATTCTGGAATTGAAAATAAACACAGAAGAACTGAAAGCAGTTAATATTTTTGATGAAAATAAAAATCTTGTTAAAACAATTTTACAGGAACAATATATTCAGGATGGAGGTGTTAATTTAAATACTCTTAAAAATCAGGATTATACATTTGAAGTTGTAACTCAATTTTACAATCTTCAATTTAATAAAAGAGTTGAAGGCCCTACTCCCGGGGAAAGCATTAATATTTTCACTCAGAATAAACAAATAATTATAAAATCCAGAGAGGAAATAAAAAATATTGTAATCTACAGTATTTCAGGAGCTTTGATTCAAAACTTGGAAGTTAATAAAAATGATTTCAACTCAAATAGTTTAGAGCCAGGAATTTATCTTGTGAATGCAACTTTAAAAAACGGAAAAACTGTTAATAGAAAAGTGAAGTTATAA
- the rsmG gene encoding 16S rRNA (guanine(527)-N(7))-methyltransferase RsmG, with product MSTTLLLKYFPDLTETQIEQFNKLEDLYKEWNEKINVISRKDMESLYEKHILHSLGIAKVMEFAPGTKVLDIGTGGGFPGIPLAILFPETEFTLIDSIGKKISVVNAVAEGVGLKNITAIHGRAEKLKEKFHFVVSRAVTQMPEFLRWLKGKFEKEQFNAKHNGILYLKGGDLAEELAGLKCEIFNLKSYFDEEFFDTKKVVYLSKGNFNS from the coding sequence ATGTCTACAACGTTACTATTAAAATACTTTCCGGATCTTACAGAAACACAGATTGAACAGTTCAACAAATTGGAGGATTTATACAAAGAATGGAACGAAAAAATCAACGTAATTTCACGGAAAGATATGGAATCCCTGTATGAAAAGCATATTTTACATTCCTTAGGAATTGCAAAAGTAATGGAGTTTGCACCGGGAACAAAAGTTTTGGATATTGGGACAGGCGGCGGTTTTCCCGGAATTCCACTGGCTATTTTATTTCCTGAGACAGAATTTACCTTAATTGATTCAATAGGAAAAAAAATAAGCGTGGTGAATGCTGTTGCAGAAGGAGTTGGATTGAAAAATATAACTGCAATTCATGGAAGAGCGGAAAAATTAAAGGAAAAATTCCATTTTGTAGTAAGCCGTGCAGTTACGCAAATGCCGGAATTCCTGAGATGGCTGAAAGGCAAATTTGAAAAAGAACAGTTCAATGCCAAGCATAACGGAATTTTATATTTAAAAGGTGGAGACCTTGCGGAAGAGCTTGCCGGACTTAAATGTGAAATCTTCAACTTAAAAAGCTATTTTGATGAAGAATTTTTTGATACCAAGAAAGTAGTGTATCTATCAAAAGGAAATTTTAATTCTTAA